The DNA segment TATGGGTATTACACCTTCTCTAGAACCACAAGTCACGGAAGAAGAAATTAAAATCCTCATAGAACAAGGTACGGAAGCGGGAACCTTTGAGGAAGCAGAACAGGACATGGTAGAGCGAGTTTTTCGTTTAGGCGATCGCCCTGTCAGTTCCTTTATGACACCCCGTCCTGATATCGTCTGGCTGGATTTGGAAGACACAACCGAAGAAAATCGCCAAAAAATGAGTGAAAATGGTTATTCCCGTTATCCGGTATGCCAGGGAGGATTGGACAATGTACTAGGCATTATTCCCGTCACCGACTTACTCGCCAGAAGTCTCAGAGGCGATTCCCTAGATTTAACAGTGGGATTGCGTCAGCCTGTATTTGTTCCTGAAAGCACACGTGGCTTAAAAGTTTTGGAGTTATTTAAGCAAACTATCACTCACATGGCGCTAGTCGTCGATGAATACGGCGTAATTCAGGGATTAGTTACCCTAAACGACATCATGAGCGAAATTGTTGGCGATGTACCTTCGGCTGATGGAGAAGAAGATCCTCAAGCCGTGCAACGGGAGGACGGTTCCTGGCTACTCGATGGAATGTTAGCCGTGGAAGAATTTTTTGAACTGTTTGGACTGGAGGAGTGGGACTTTGAAGAACGAGGTAGCTATCAAACCCTTGGTGGTTTTGTCATTACCCATCTCGGCCGCATTCCCGCCGCCGCCGATCATTTTGAATGGCAAGGTATGCGAATTGAGGTCATGGACATGGATGGCAACCGCGTTGACAAAGTGCTAGTCGTGCCGACGAAAAATAAGGTGGCAGATACGCAAAAAGCTGATTAGGAGGCAAGGGGCAGAGGAGAAAATTTCACAATCCCCACTCCCCAGCAGTGTTTGAATTTGGAATTGAATCTCTCCATTCCTAAGTTCTTTATCTATCCAAGATGCCGGATGGAGTTTTGCCGTAACCTGATAATGAAGGTAATTGCAATCATTCAACAACAGATAGATAAAGGCAGGTTGCGTTCATGGCATATTCCTGGTTTAAAGCATTTCACATTATAGGGATTGTGGTTTGGTTCGCTGGGTTGTTCTACTTGGTACGGTTATTCATTTATCATGTGGAGGCTAACCAGGAACCAGAACCAGCACGGACGATACTGAAAAATCAGTATCAAATTATGGAGAAGCGCCTCTACAACATTATCACTACACCAGGAATGTTGGTGACGGTAGCAATGGCGATCGGTTTAGTAAGTACAGAACCAGAAGTCTTAAAGCAGGGTTGGTTACACTTTAAGCTGCTGTGTGTTGCTTTATTACTTGGTTATCATCATTACTGCGGTCGGTTAATGAAGAAGTTAGCCGCCGATGAATGTCGCTGGAGTAGTCAGCAGTTACGGGCGCTGAATGAAGCACCAACAGTGATGTTAGTAGTTATCGTGATGCTGGCTGTGTTTAAGAATAACTTGCCTACGGATCTCACCGCTTGGCTAATTTTTGCCCTGATTATCTTTATGGCAGTCACCATTCAGCTTTACGCTAAAAAGCGCCGATTGGATAAAGAAAAACTCACAGCCCAAATCGGACAAATTCCTCAAGAACAGAGTTAGCCTGATCACGCCACTACTTGGGTGGCAAGGCTAAAATGTAGCAGAAAATGTAGGTTGGGTGGAGCCTTTGCGTAACCCAACACCATGATATATGTTGGCTTGCGCTGCGCTTCACCCAACCTACGTCTAATGTCCTATTTTAGTCGTGTCAGTCCAATAAGGTGTGTTATACCGCAAGCTAGGGACTTCCAGATAAAAAAATATCCAAAATGTAGGGTGCGTCAGTGCAAGAAAACCTAGCTGTACCAAGAAAATAATCATACTGACGCACTCTACTAACTACTAACCGTCAATTTGGGATAATTTATTTTTTGGTGTTCTCCTAACGCGCCATTGTAAAAAAAATTAGTGGGGTTGAAAATACCCCACTAATTAACTCAAAATCACTTCTAACTTTTATTCGCCAGTGATTGATAATTCCTCTACCCAAATTCTTGGAGCCACACCACCAGGTGTTAAAGCCACTTCTGGCTCTACGTAAATAATTGATTTCAAAAGTTCCAAGAAATCACCAGCAACTGTTGCTGATTCAATACTTGTTTTGACACCTTTGTTAATCAACCAACCATCAAAGGGCAGAGAAAAAGATCCTTGCAAAGATTTCACACCAGCGTGCAGAGCGTGTAAATCATCGATCAAAATCACATTTTCTGCTGTTTCTAAGTTAAGTTTCTGCTCAGAATCCCCAGAGCTAAACACATGATAAAAGTTAGGACTAACACTAACTTTTGCCCCAATACTAGCATTACCTGTCGGTTGAGTATTTAACCTTTTTGCAGTCCCTGCACTGTGAAGAAAGCCTGTTAAGATTCCATTTTCTATTAATGCCACCTTGCGAGTAGGTGTACCTTCACCATCAAAACTTTCTGCACCTATGTTGGCAGGATGTAGAGCATCATCATAAACAGATAATAAAGGCGAAGCAATTTGCTTACCTAAATCATCAGGAGTAGATAAGCTTTGTTTATCAAGGATATTTTGGGCATTAAATAAATTAGAAAAAGCCCCTAGCAAACTTAAAAAAGCTTCCGGTGAAAAAACAACTCGATACTTACCAGTTTTAATTTTATCGTAGTTGAGATGACTAATGGTTTTCTCAGCAGTTTCTCGGATACATCCATTGATATCCAAATTTTCTAAACTACGGTTGATTCTGTAAGCACCTGCACTGCGTGGTTTTTTCCCTTCCTCTTCAGTTTTGCTGTACAGATAAACTGATGACAAAGAAACAGACTCAGTTCTTAAAGCACCTTGGCTATTGAGATAAAATCGATCAATATCTCTTTGTGCCAAGCCGTTATAAGGTACACCTTTGATAGCCGGATGAGCTGACAGCAGTTCTTTTTCAGCTACTAGCAATTTTTCTATGAGCTGCGAAACAGGAGCTTGAGGGGCTTTCTCATTTAACGTATTAGCGAGAGGAACAGTAGCCTCTGGACTAAAATCAGGAACATTTTCCTTCACACCAAAAAAACTAGCTTCATAAGCCGTTTTTAAAGCTAATTCCAATCCTTTGGGATCTACATCTGTGGTGCTAGTAATACCTATGGTATTGTCTTCATTCCAGACGCGTACAGTTACACCAGAGCGATTTGAAGCCTTGACTTGTTTTGGCTCACCTTGGTCAACTTGTACACTAGTTTCATCTACAGTTGAGCCATAAATGTCAAATTTTTGGATGCCCAGCTTTTGAGCATTATCTTGGGCATAAGTAGCGATTTCATTAATATTCGGCATAGTGAATTTTTGATTTTAGATTTTGTATTTTGATAAGTAGATTAAACTTTGGATTTTTGGATATTATGATGTAAGTTTTTCGCCTAAAAAATATACGTAGTAGCGCATCAGCCTAAAAACATTGGCATCAAAAAACCTAGCTAGTACCAAACAAAACTATTTTATGATTACTCGACCCAATAAATTAAGCTTGCTGCGCTAGTAGGGTGGGCATTGCCCACCAAAATCATGTTACGGTGGGCAATGCCCACCCTACAGATACTGGCTTTAAACTCCTGCTTATTCACAACCCAAAATCCAAAATTTAAAATCTAAAATTCTTAGCGTCCACCTACTGTGATGGAATCAACTTTGATATGGGGTTGTCCTACAGTGGTGTAAATACTGCCACTGACGGAACCGCAGAAACCAGGCGCAAGTTCCAAATCTTGGGAACACATGGAAATTTTATTCATAATTTCCTTAGCTTCGCCGATTAGGGTTGCGCCTTTTAACGGTTTTGTGATTTTACCGTTTTCAATTAAATAGGCTTCATCAACACTAAAGTTAAATTGACCAGTAGCACCAACACTACCGCCACCCATTTTTTTACAGTAAATACCTTTATCTACAGAGGCGAATAATTCTTCAACTGTGTAGTCACCAGTAGCGATGTAAGTATTACGCATCCGGCTAGCAGCTGCAAAAGTATAATTTTGGCGGCGGCCACTACCAGTTCTGGGATGTCCGGTGCGGGAAGAGCCTGTTCTATCTGCCAAAAAGTTTTTCAAAACACCTTTTTCAATTAATAGAGTTCTTTGGGCCGGCATACCTTCGTCATCCATGTCAATTGTGCCGAAGGCATTATCAGCGCGTCCTTCATCCCAAGCTGTTAGGCTCTCATGAGCGATTTTCTCACCTTTCTTATCAGCAAAAGGTGTGGTGTTACGTTCGATTTGTGTAGTTTCTAGCAAATGTCCACAAGCTTCATGGAAAATTACACCACCAAAGTGATTCGCCATGATGATGGGGTAAGTACCTGATTCCACAAAATCTGCGTAGAGCATTTTTCCCGCAGATTCCGAGATTTGCTCGGCAGCTTGTTGATAATCCCAAGTCCTCAGGAAGTTAGCATCGCTGGTATTACCTGCACGTTCGCCAATGGAAGCACGGTTCGCACCATCAGCACACAGTAGGTTAAATCCCACCGATTGAGTTAAGCGAATATCACGGGCAAAAGTACCATCACTGGCTGCAACTAATACTTCTTGCCAATCCCGAAAATAGCTCGCACGGCGTGATTGTATGTGGTTAGCTTTTTGCTTTAGGTAGGCTGTACCATCAAGGAGGATTTCTCCCATTTCGCGGATAGAACTACACAGAGGTAGCCAAGCGTCTTTACCCCGTTTGGTGGCATAGTCTCTGAGTAGTTCTAGGTTAATTTCTGGGATAAAAGCGTTAGGTGCTGGTAATTGTAAGCCTAAAATAGATAGACCTTTTTCTAAAGCTGCTTTCAAGCCAGAGAAGGATAAATCGTTGGTGCTGACATAGCAATCTGCTTTGCCACGAAACACTCTGACTCCTGCACCTGTGGCTAGACTGGGCGAAATACTAGTAATTGTATCGTCTTCTGCCAAACTACTAATATAGTTGCGACGCTCTAGAAAAAGTTCAACAAAATCAGCACCAGCTGCTCTTCCTAAACCCAGGAGGGTTGCCAAGGGGGCTTCCCAGGTTTCATCGAATCGCTCTGGTGTAGAAGAATATTGCAGGTTAGGGAGTTGGTTTGAGAGAAGTAGGGTACTTGTAAGCATGAATAGCCTCGTCTGCTGGCGTTATCAGAGATTTGACTGAAAAATCCTGGTGTCAACAGTCTAACAAATCGGTGTAAGCCGCAGGTGGCAGATAGGCGGTGCTGGTTTCCCTACTTGGTATGTTTTGTTATGTTTGTAGTAAGCACTTTAGTGCTGAGAATATTAAGGGCTGTTTATGGATACCTCGCTATCGCCAGTATACTTATCCTGATGTGATGTTAATTTAAGGTCAGTCAGTTTATATGTAAGCAAACACCACTACGGTGATGAATCTTTCTGTAATTGTGGAGGTTTTATCTAACTCTACAATTAATTATGACCAAGGAGATAAATTTCTTTACTATCGCTCAATTGCAGAGTTTCAAGAATATATTTTAGTTGACCAGTATGAATATCGTGTGATGCAGTATGTGAAGACAGATGCGGGTAAATTGTTGTTGAATGAAGTGGAAGGTGAGTCAGCTAATTTATTAATCCAAAGTGTTGGCTGGCAAATTTCACTAACTGAAATTTATGAGCAAGTGGATTTCATTGAAAAAATAACGAAGATTAATATTATTGGCTCTCCTAGACTAGCTATGTTAAATTAATACTTAATACCAGCTTAAATTATTACATAGCATGGAATTCAAATAAATAAAGCGTATTTTTATTAAATCTTTAATTTTGTATTACTATAACCTTGCTATAGCAGGAGTCTTGGCCTGTTTTTATTATTAATTTATCATAACCACTCTGGAAGAGCCATATTATTTAATTGCGTAATTCATTAAGTTTGAAAGAATATTTAATTTGTTTAAGAAAAATAGGGAATACACTAAAATTTTAAAAGTCGTGTTTTTATCTAGTTTGACATGGCTTAATTATTAAGATGTCTATGAAGAAAATTACACACTTTTGAGAGAATCTAGCCTTGTTATTGGCTTAATCAAAACTATTTGGTTCTAGATTAAACTACTACTTTTGCTTTGGCTTCTTTGTTGCCGTACTTGCGCTTTAATGCACCCAAACCAGCAGTACCTACACCAAGACCAAGCATGGTGATGGGTTCGGGAACAGGTGTAGAGGAGTTAACAAAGGCATCACTGCCATCTCCGGAAAATGCTTGAACGCGGATAGCTGTTTTGAGCGTACCAACAGTAATAGCCTCAATAACGCTTTGGTAAGTATTGGGATTTGCAAGCGTGAAACGAATACCAAACGTTTCATTTGGATCTATCGCATTAGTTGGGCCATCGGCACTAAGACGGAAGACAATAGTCCAAGGTTGATCAATATTATTACCCTGTGGGAAAGTTCCTGTAGTTATAGGTAAAAAGCTTACAGTTCCAGAATTGCCAACATTAGGAGTATAAGTAGAGAAAAGACTACTTGTACCGGAAAAAGCAATCTGATCAACCTTTGTGCTACTATTTATGAATTTGTTGTTAAACTTAAAATCTACAGTTCCGCTACCACTGACTACATCAAAATCGAAGTTGCCGACATAGGCATCACCAGCAGTATTTCCAGATGTGGCAACAGTACCATCAATACCATTCGGGGGTTGACCTTCAATGATATTCTGAAAACCGAAGGTAGTAGTAATAGCAGCCGCAGGGTTAATAGAACTTACAGCCAGGGCAATACCCGATCCTGCTAATAAAGCAGAAAAAACAGACGTGATCTTCATAAGAATCAAAAACCGAATGAAAAGTGTGTAATAAACATACAGTCTTGTTGCCAGTGAATCAACTGATATAGATACCAACTTCATCAAATATTCATCAAATAAAAATATTTAATTTTTTTGATATTTAATGATTCTTTATAGAGATTTTCATTTAAGTGAGGTGTGTCGATGTTTTAAAACTCAGAGTAACCGGAAGGGAAGCGCAGGGAAACGCCGAGTATTGCCCAATTCTATTAGCGATATTATTAATGCCTCAGCAGATTAGGAACACTATATTTTAGTGTTTAAGCCTTAAAGTAAATTACTCTCACTGACATAGATGTTTTTTTAGTTGAGTAATTTGTAGAAACGAAAATAACTATAAACCTCATTTTTAACTGTTACTAACCACACCCAATATATTCAATGGCAAAATCTTCAAATAATCTAAAGCTTGCTCTATCACTGAAGCATCGGTTTTACCTATTCTCACTACCATCAATACCCCATCCGTATAGGGTGAGATGACACTCACATCAGATAGCCCAAAGAAATGGGGAGCATCGTAAATTACTAGGTCATAATTATTTTCAAAATCTACCATTAATTGCCTCATTTTCTCAGAAGCCAGTAGTTTTATGGGGTCTTCAGGTACTGGGCCAGCCGTGATTAGAGATAGCTGTTCCATAGAAGGTAGTTTATGGATAACTTCACTTACTGGTAAATTTGTAGATAATAAACTACTTAAACCCCATAAATTTTTTAAATTCGCTAAGTTGTGAATCATAGGTTGGCGGAGGTTCACATCTACCAGTAATACTCGCAGTCCCATTGCTGTGGCTGTTTGAGCCAGATAAAAGGCAACAATAGATTTTCCGTCACCAGCCATAACCGAGCTAACAACTAAAGATCGTAGTTGGGACTTGGGTTTAATTTGTTGAATATTTGTATAAAGAAACCTTAAAGCGTCTAAAAATTCTGTTGAATAACTACTATATTCTTGAGTAATTGCCACATCTGAATCTTGACTACCTTCTAGTAAGGAATTGAATATTTTAAATCGAGCTAACTTTGATTTAGAAGTACGAGCTTGCAGAGCTTTTACTTCATTATCAAAAGGCACATTTCCCAGCAAGGGAAAATTTATATTATTTTTCAGTTTTAGTACGCTATTGTAGGTGTTAGATATTTTTTCTAGTAGTAAAGCAACTGCAATACCTGCTGCTATACTGGCGAATAGACCTATAGTTAAACTGCGTAATCTACTAGAGGAATTCACCAGTTTTGGCTCAGAAGGTGGTTGAATTAACTGCCAACCTAGTTCTGTTTGGGATATTTGAATCTGTAAGGTTTCGCGGGTTGATAAAAAACGATTCAAACTGTCATTGGCGAACTGTAACCTACGCTGTATTTCTGTGTATTGTCTTGCTAAAATTGGTACTTGCTTGCGTTGCTGTTCAAGTTGGTGCGATATCTTAGCAATTTCTGCACTTTGTAACTCTAGCGATTGCAGTTGGGTTCTTAATTCTGCTGCTCTCACATCTAAAAAGCGCTTTTCTTCCTGCTGTAAAACAGGGAGGAGGCTAGCTCGTTTTTCCTTCAAAGTTTGTAATCTAGGATTGTTACTTTCTAATAGCGTTGACTCTGTAGCAATTTGAGTATCTAATTGCATTAGCTGACTCACCAGTTGTTGATACAAAGACGCATTATTCAGTACTGTTGTTTTTCCTTTTTCTGTTTGAAGAAGATTTAGTTGGTCGCGGACTTGTGTCAATTGTAATTTAATACTTTGCTGTGTTCCAGCTAGCGTACTGGCTTGTGCATCAAGTGCATTTCCTTTGCTTTCTGGAGAGCTAAAATCATATTTTTGGCGAAAAAATTGCAGTTCTTGTTGAATTTGATCAACTCGCTTTTGGATAGATGGTAACTGTTTGTCAATAAATTGAATCCCCTGACGTAACTTAGTTTGTCGCCTTTCTTGGCTGTATTCTAAATAATCTTTGGAAATTAGCTCTAATACTTTGCTAACTTCATTGGGATCATTAGCTCGATAGCGAGTTTCTATGATTTTCGTTTCTCCTACCCGATTAATAGTAAGAGATTCTAGCAACGATGGGTAAGTGATGTCTGGATAAGAAATTCTCAACGCCTGAAGGGTGTTTCTCATGATTTCAGGACTTTTAAGAACTAAAATTTGGCTGTCATAATCTAGTTTCGATGTACTAGAACTTGTTTCTTTAACTATATTTATTGCTTCGCTATCATCGTTAACTGGTTCCACTAGCATGAAAAAATTGCTTTCATATTCTATGGGCTGCTTACGGAATATCACGTTTACAGCCACAATAGTCATGACTACTATAGATACTCCTGCGATAACTCTCGACCGACGTTTTACTATACTCAGCCAATCTCTTATGCTAAAGCTTTCGTCTTTTTCTTCACCCCAGGGAACAGCAACAGGTTGTGGTTGAGGCAAGAAAGATTTAGAGTTGCCATTTTGTTCAGAGTTTAAAGTTTGGTAAGATTGCTTATTCATTGTGTTCTAACTATCTGGAAATAAAATGGCTAAGATGTAGTATAAATGTTTTCTACTTTCCTACACGAGTGTAAAGTTATATATATGAATATTTACTTTTGGCCAATCATTAAATCACGGACTGCACAAATTTTCTGTGTTAAGTTGCACTAATTATTTACGTTGATATCCTGAATCTAAATAAACTACTTTCACTGGAAATATCCTAACTGAGATATCAACTCCGTATTATAAAGTTTTAATGATTCTAAGTATATATCATCCGTGTAGAATGTTAATTTGGATACACTTCAATTGTAAATCAATCAGTCATTGAGAGATAAGTATTCGGTTAACATCATTGGTCTATTTAAGGTAGTTGCAACCTTGAAAACTGGGAATTAAGAGGTGATTATTTGTTGTTTACCAAACAATTAAGGCGATTACGCTTAAGAAGATTTAACTACACTTGATTACTATGTAAGTTTAATACAACTTAATAAAATATACCTTTTATGAAGAAACACCTAAAAAACATCCTAGTAAGATGAACTTTTTATGAAGGATGCCAGGCATCTTTAAAACATGGTATCGTATACCTCGTGATTACACTTAGATTAAGCAAGAAAACGCGAAGGAGATTAAATAATTGATCTGAAGATCCCCCAATACAGTAAAAATTAAAGTTGGAGCAGATACAAACAGGTTCATAACAACCAAAATCGGTACATTGTATGATCCTATATTTTCGTCAATTCTACTAGAAACATAGTGCCTGTTATATACCTTATTGACTGAGAAGTTAGCGACATAGTTATTTAACAATACTAAATAGTTAACTACTAAGTGAAATACCTTCTTCATGTAGCGAATATGAATGATTAGTAATGCTTTTGTAATTTTTATTTGTGTTCCCCCTGTGCAGAAAAAGCATTTTATTCATGATTATTGGTTATGTAGCATGGACTGTTTGATGGGATATATGTGTGAAGTTTGGATTGTTTAGATTGTATATAATCAACACATTATAGACTTGGAAAAGTATAAACCAAAGATGTTTCCATGTCATAAAACCAGATTAAATTCTTATGCTTGCAATTAATGGCTTGAGCAGTTCGGTAGTGTCATC comes from the Nostoc sp. PCC 7120 = FACHB-418 genome and includes:
- a CDS encoding hemolysin family protein, whose product is MSSITVEILIILVLIVANGIFSMSEMAIVSARKVRLQQLANQGDPKAKAALKLAESPNNFLSTVQIGISLIGILTGAFGGATIASRLAVYVRLVPFLTPYSEPVSFGIVVLIITYLSLIIGELVPKRLALNSPERIAAIVAIPMRALATLASPAVHLLSASTDMVLRIMGITPSLEPQVTEEEIKILIEQGTEAGTFEEAEQDMVERVFRLGDRPVSSFMTPRPDIVWLDLEDTTEENRQKMSENGYSRYPVCQGGLDNVLGIIPVTDLLARSLRGDSLDLTVGLRQPVFVPESTRGLKVLELFKQTITHMALVVDEYGVIQGLVTLNDIMSEIVGDVPSADGEEDPQAVQREDGSWLLDGMLAVEEFFELFGLEEWDFEERGSYQTLGGFVITHLGRIPAAADHFEWQGMRIEVMDMDGNRVDKVLVVPTKNKVADTQKAD
- the hemJ gene encoding protoporphyrinogen oxidase HemJ, with the protein product MAYSWFKAFHIIGIVVWFAGLFYLVRLFIYHVEANQEPEPARTILKNQYQIMEKRLYNIITTPGMLVTVAMAIGLVSTEPEVLKQGWLHFKLLCVALLLGYHHYCGRLMKKLAADECRWSSQQLRALNEAPTVMLVVIVMLAVFKNNLPTDLTAWLIFALIIFMAVTIQLYAKKRRLDKEKLTAQIGQIPQEQS
- a CDS encoding TldD/PmbA family protein — its product is MPNINEIATYAQDNAQKLGIQKFDIYGSTVDETSVQVDQGEPKQVKASNRSGVTVRVWNEDNTIGITSTTDVDPKGLELALKTAYEASFFGVKENVPDFSPEATVPLANTLNEKAPQAPVSQLIEKLLVAEKELLSAHPAIKGVPYNGLAQRDIDRFYLNSQGALRTESVSLSSVYLYSKTEEEGKKPRSAGAYRINRSLENLDINGCIRETAEKTISHLNYDKIKTGKYRVVFSPEAFLSLLGAFSNLFNAQNILDKQSLSTPDDLGKQIASPLLSVYDDALHPANIGAESFDGEGTPTRKVALIENGILTGFLHSAGTAKRLNTQPTGNASIGAKVSVSPNFYHVFSSGDSEQKLNLETAENVILIDDLHALHAGVKSLQGSFSLPFDGWLINKGVKTSIESATVAGDFLELLKSIIYVEPEVALTPGGVAPRIWVEELSITGE
- a CDS encoding TldD/PmbA family protein — its product is MLTSTLLLSNQLPNLQYSSTPERFDETWEAPLATLLGLGRAAGADFVELFLERRNYISSLAEDDTITSISPSLATGAGVRVFRGKADCYVSTNDLSFSGLKAALEKGLSILGLQLPAPNAFIPEINLELLRDYATKRGKDAWLPLCSSIREMGEILLDGTAYLKQKANHIQSRRASYFRDWQEVLVAASDGTFARDIRLTQSVGFNLLCADGANRASIGERAGNTSDANFLRTWDYQQAAEQISESAGKMLYADFVESGTYPIIMANHFGGVIFHEACGHLLETTQIERNTTPFADKKGEKIAHESLTAWDEGRADNAFGTIDMDDEGMPAQRTLLIEKGVLKNFLADRTGSSRTGHPRTGSGRRQNYTFAAASRMRNTYIATGDYTVEELFASVDKGIYCKKMGGGSVGATGQFNFSVDEAYLIENGKITKPLKGATLIGEAKEIMNKISMCSQDLELAPGFCGSVSGSIYTTVGQPHIKVDSITVGGR
- a CDS encoding Uma2 family endonuclease encodes the protein MNLSVIVEVLSNSTINYDQGDKFLYYRSIAEFQEYILVDQYEYRVMQYVKTDAGKLLLNEVEGESANLLIQSVGWQISLTEIYEQVDFIEKITKINIIGSPRLAMLN
- a CDS encoding PEP-CTERM sorting domain-containing protein, encoding MKITSVFSALLAGSGIALAVSSINPAAAITTTFGFQNIIEGQPPNGIDGTVATSGNTAGDAYVGNFDFDVVSGSGTVDFKFNNKFINSSTKVDQIAFSGTSSLFSTYTPNVGNSGTVSFLPITTGTFPQGNNIDQPWTIVFRLSADGPTNAIDPNETFGIRFTLANPNTYQSVIEAITVGTLKTAIRVQAFSGDGSDAFVNSSTPVPEPITMLGLGVGTAGLGALKRKYGNKEAKAKVVV
- a CDS encoding GumC family protein; this translates as MNKQSYQTLNSEQNGNSKSFLPQPQPVAVPWGEEKDESFSIRDWLSIVKRRSRVIAGVSIVVMTIVAVNVIFRKQPIEYESNFFMLVEPVNDDSEAINIVKETSSSTSKLDYDSQILVLKSPEIMRNTLQALRISYPDITYPSLLESLTINRVGETKIIETRYRANDPNEVSKVLELISKDYLEYSQERRQTKLRQGIQFIDKQLPSIQKRVDQIQQELQFFRQKYDFSSPESKGNALDAQASTLAGTQQSIKLQLTQVRDQLNLLQTEKGKTTVLNNASLYQQLVSQLMQLDTQIATESTLLESNNPRLQTLKEKRASLLPVLQQEEKRFLDVRAAELRTQLQSLELQSAEIAKISHQLEQQRKQVPILARQYTEIQRRLQFANDSLNRFLSTRETLQIQISQTELGWQLIQPPSEPKLVNSSSRLRSLTIGLFASIAAGIAVALLLEKISNTYNSVLKLKNNINFPLLGNVPFDNEVKALQARTSKSKLARFKIFNSLLEGSQDSDVAITQEYSSYSTEFLDALRFLYTNIQQIKPKSQLRSLVVSSVMAGDGKSIVAFYLAQTATAMGLRVLLVDVNLRQPMIHNLANLKNLWGLSSLLSTNLPVSEVIHKLPSMEQLSLITAGPVPEDPIKLLASEKMRQLMVDFENNYDLVIYDAPHFFGLSDVSVISPYTDGVLMVVRIGKTDASVIEQALDYLKILPLNILGVVSNS